One window of the Carnobacterium maltaromaticum DSM 20342 genome contains the following:
- the metG gene encoding methionine--tRNA ligase, with the protein MTEKKPFYITTPIYYPSGKLHIGNSYTTIACDVMARYKRMQDFDVFYLTGTDEHGQKIENKADELGITPKEYVDTMADHMQETWRLLEISNDKFIRTTDPVHEKVVGDIFERLLAQGDIYLGEYTGWYSVSDEEFFTETQLEEVYRDAEGNVIGGKAPSGHEVELVKEESYFFKMSKYADRLLDYYNAHPEFIQPESRKNEMINNFIKPGLEDLAVSRTTFSWGVKVPSNPEHVIYVWIDALANYITALGYGTDDTTLFDRYWPADVHMVGKEIVRFHTIYWPIMLMALDLPLPKKIFGHGWLLMKDGKMSKSKGNVVYPEMLVEHFGLDALRYYLMREVSFGSDGVFTPEDFVSRVNYDLANDLGNLLNRTVAMINKYCGGVVPTYVGDVTAFDAPLKAVADEVVKNYQTEMDQMQFSTALAEVWRLISRANKYIDETEPWKLIKEEDKKAELDSVMVHLAESLRVSAILLQPFLTHAPKEIFAQLGVTGKEAGEFKTVDFGQFPTDVKVVEKGTPIFPRLDLEVEANYIKEQMAAGKPETTEEEAGVWNPEETELVSLKEKEIKYEDFDKVELKVAEVIDCRKVEGADKLLKFRLDAGDKDHRQILSGIAQWYPEPEALIGKKVVIVANLKPRKMRGEVSQGMIISAEKDGVLQVIEAPISAPNGSEIA; encoded by the coding sequence ATGACCGAAAAAAAACCCTTTTATATTACGACCCCGATATACTACCCAAGTGGTAAGCTACATATTGGGAATTCATACACAACAATTGCCTGTGATGTAATGGCACGTTATAAAAGAATGCAGGATTTTGATGTATTCTATTTAACTGGAACAGATGAGCATGGTCAAAAAATTGAAAACAAAGCAGATGAGTTGGGAATAACGCCTAAAGAATATGTGGATACAATGGCTGATCACATGCAAGAAACTTGGCGTTTACTAGAAATTAGTAATGATAAGTTTATTCGAACAACTGATCCAGTTCATGAAAAAGTTGTTGGAGATATTTTTGAGCGTTTGTTAGCGCAAGGAGATATTTATTTAGGCGAATATACAGGTTGGTATTCAGTTTCTGATGAAGAATTTTTTACAGAAACACAATTGGAAGAAGTTTATCGTGATGCAGAAGGCAATGTCATTGGTGGTAAAGCGCCAAGCGGACATGAAGTGGAGCTTGTTAAAGAAGAGTCTTATTTCTTTAAAATGAGTAAATATGCGGATCGTTTATTAGATTACTATAATGCGCATCCTGAATTTATCCAACCAGAGTCACGTAAAAATGAAATGATTAACAACTTTATTAAGCCTGGTTTAGAGGACTTAGCTGTTTCAAGAACAACATTTAGTTGGGGTGTCAAAGTACCAAGCAATCCGGAGCATGTTATTTATGTTTGGATTGATGCATTGGCTAACTACATCACAGCATTAGGATACGGAACTGACGATACAACATTATTTGATCGCTACTGGCCAGCAGATGTGCATATGGTTGGAAAAGAAATTGTCCGTTTCCATACAATTTATTGGCCAATTATGTTAATGGCACTTGATTTGCCATTACCGAAAAAAATCTTCGGTCATGGTTGGTTATTAATGAAAGACGGTAAAATGTCTAAATCTAAAGGTAATGTTGTTTATCCAGAAATGCTAGTTGAACATTTTGGTTTGGATGCATTACGTTATTACTTGATGCGTGAGGTATCATTTGGTAGTGATGGTGTCTTTACGCCAGAAGATTTCGTTTCTCGCGTGAATTATGATTTAGCCAATGATTTAGGAAACTTATTGAATCGTACAGTTGCTATGATTAATAAATACTGCGGTGGAGTTGTGCCAACCTATGTAGGTGACGTGACTGCCTTTGATGCACCATTAAAAGCTGTTGCAGATGAAGTCGTTAAAAACTACCAAACTGAAATGGATCAAATGCAATTCAGTACAGCCCTAGCTGAAGTTTGGCGTTTAATTTCCCGTGCAAATAAATATATTGACGAGACAGAACCATGGAAATTAATTAAAGAAGAGGATAAAAAAGCTGAGTTAGATAGCGTGATGGTTCATTTAGCAGAAAGTTTACGTGTTTCAGCGATTCTTTTACAACCATTCTTGACGCATGCTCCAAAAGAGATTTTTGCTCAATTAGGCGTAACAGGAAAAGAAGCAGGTGAATTTAAAACTGTTGATTTTGGTCAATTCCCGACTGACGTTAAAGTTGTTGAAAAAGGCACACCTATCTTCCCACGTTTAGACTTAGAAGTTGAAGCAAATTATATCAAAGAGCAGATGGCTGCTGGTAAACCAGAAACAACAGAGGAGGAAGCTGGCGTGTGGAATCCAGAAGAAACAGAGTTAGTTTCACTAAAAGAAAAAGAAATTAAATACGAAGATTTCGATAAAGTTGAATTAAAGGTAGCAGAAGTAATTGATTGCCGTAAAGTTGAAGGTGCAGATAAGCTCTTGAAATTCCGCTTAGATGCTGGAGACAAGGATCACCGTCAAATCCTTTCTGGAATTGCTCAATGGTACCCAGAGCCAGAGGCTTTAATCGGTAAAAAAGTCGTGATTGTTGCTAATTTGAAACCTCGTAAAATGCGCGGTGAAGTTAGTCAGGGCATGATTATATCCGCAGAAAAAGACGGTGTTTTACAAGTTATCGAAGCACCAATTTCAGCACCAAATGGTTCTGAAATCGCGTAA
- a CDS encoding TatD family hydrolase, whose protein sequence is MLFDTHTHLNDEAFATEIPEAIARAKENDVTKMAIVGFDEKTIEKSLELSRNYDGLYSIIGWHPTEAYLYTDKIEEKLVEQLQLPKIVAMGEMGLDYHWDTSPKNVQKDVFRRQMRIAKVLKLPISIHMRDAIEDTYQILKEEHVEDIGGIMHSFSGDVDWMERFLDLGMHISMSGVVTFKKAFEVHEVAKQVPFDKLLVETDAPYLAPVPFRGKRNEPAYVKYVAEKIAELRECSYQEVANQTTENAEKLFRLR, encoded by the coding sequence ATGTTATTTGATACACATACACATTTAAACGATGAAGCTTTTGCTACAGAAATTCCAGAAGCAATCGCTCGTGCCAAAGAAAATGATGTCACAAAAATGGCAATTGTCGGATTCGATGAAAAAACAATTGAAAAATCACTAGAATTAAGTCGAAATTATGATGGATTATATAGTATTATTGGCTGGCATCCAACAGAAGCCTACCTATATACAGATAAAATTGAAGAAAAGTTAGTTGAACAATTACAATTGCCTAAAATAGTCGCAATGGGTGAAATGGGCTTGGATTATCATTGGGACACATCACCTAAAAATGTTCAAAAAGATGTTTTCCGCCGTCAAATGCGAATTGCTAAAGTGTTGAAACTACCAATTAGTATTCATATGCGTGATGCGATTGAAGATACGTATCAAATCTTGAAAGAAGAGCATGTAGAAGATATTGGTGGAATTATGCATAGCTTTAGTGGCGATGTAGATTGGATGGAACGCTTTTTAGATTTAGGGATGCATATTTCTATGAGTGGTGTTGTAACCTTTAAAAAAGCTTTTGAAGTTCATGAAGTGGCTAAACAGGTTCCCTTTGATAAATTATTGGTTGAAACAGATGCTCCTTATCTTGCTCCGGTACCTTTTAGAGGCAAACGGAATGAACCAGCTTATGTAAAATATGTGGCTGAAAAAATTGCTGAATTGAGAGAGTGCAGTTACCAAGAAGTTGCGAATCAAACAACGGAAAATGCTGAAAAACTATTTAGGTTACGCTAA
- the rnmV gene encoding ribonuclease M5: MDKIKEIIVVEGRDDTRRIKEAVVADTLETRGSAIDNSILALIAKAQETRGVIVFTDPDFPGEKIRKTISRAVPGVKHAFLKVADAKPKGKGSLGIEHATPEAIREALGKAYTETISKESLISRELLIDAGLLAGPFAKKRREKLGESLNIGYTNGKQLEKRLQMFQITPEQVIEAMQRILEDENDPA; this comes from the coding sequence ATGGATAAAATTAAAGAAATTATTGTAGTCGAAGGTCGTGACGATACAAGACGTATCAAAGAGGCAGTCGTAGCGGACACATTGGAAACACGGGGTTCTGCTATCGATAACTCAATTCTTGCTTTAATTGCAAAAGCTCAAGAAACACGAGGTGTTATCGTTTTTACAGATCCAGATTTTCCAGGTGAGAAAATCAGAAAAACAATTTCTCGTGCTGTTCCAGGTGTCAAACATGCTTTTTTAAAAGTTGCAGATGCCAAGCCTAAAGGCAAAGGTAGCCTTGGGATTGAGCATGCGACACCAGAGGCGATTCGTGAAGCTTTAGGAAAAGCTTATACAGAAACTATTTCGAAAGAATCACTAATTTCACGGGAGCTGTTAATTGATGCCGGTCTATTAGCAGGCCCGTTTGCTAAAAAAAGGCGTGAAAAATTAGGCGAATCATTAAATATCGGGTATACTAACGGCAAACAGCTTGAAAAAAGATTGCAGATGTTTCAAATTACCCCAGAACAAGTAATTGAGGCCATGCAACGAATCTTGGAGGATGAAAATGACCCAGCGTAA
- a CDS encoding Veg family protein — translation MPNTLASIKKNLDCQLGRKIMLTAQTGRKRKTERKGVLRETYPSVFVVDLDQDENAFERVSYSYTDVLTQSVEIQFFDENSRQYA, via the coding sequence ATGCCAAATACATTAGCAAGTATCAAAAAGAACTTGGATTGTCAGTTAGGTAGAAAGATTATGTTGACCGCGCAAACGGGTCGCAAAAGAAAGACCGAACGAAAGGGCGTTTTGAGAGAAACTTACCCGTCTGTTTTCGTTGTAGATTTAGATCAAGATGAAAATGCATTTGAACGTGTTTCTTATAGTTATACAGATGTTTTGACTCAATCCGTTGAAATTCAATTTTTTGACGAAAACAGTCGCCAATATGCTTAA
- a CDS encoding nucleoside deaminase: MTNVEHFMKRALELASTAAKSGNEPFGAILVKDGKIVFETQNSIHKSSDPTAHAEMSLIREFCHTNQISDLSDYTLYTSCEPCCMCSGAMVWSKLGKLVYSASHSQLQEIAGFNIMISSEEVFEKSPFRPTTHGLILNNEGTKILADYF; the protein is encoded by the coding sequence ATGACTAATGTTGAACATTTTATGAAACGCGCGCTTGAACTAGCAAGTACAGCTGCCAAATCTGGAAATGAACCATTTGGAGCTATTTTGGTAAAAGATGGAAAAATAGTCTTTGAGACACAAAATTCTATCCACAAGTCTAGCGATCCAACAGCCCATGCTGAAATGAGCTTGATTAGAGAATTTTGTCATACCAACCAAATTAGCGATTTATCCGATTATACTTTATATACTAGTTGTGAACCTTGTTGTATGTGTTCAGGCGCCATGGTTTGGTCTAAATTAGGTAAATTAGTTTATTCTGCTAGCCATAGTCAATTACAAGAAATTGCTGGATTTAATATCATGATAAGTAGCGAAGAAGTTTTTGAAAAAAGCCCTTTTAGACCAACCACACATGGTTTGATTTTAAATAACGAAGGGACCAAAATTTTAGCGGATTATTTTTGA
- a CDS encoding exodeoxyribonuclease III yields MKLISWNVNGLRAVVKKGFIDIFNQLDADFFCLQETKLQADQIDLELPGYHQYWNYAEKKGYSGTAIFTKHEPDDVFYGLGKEEHDQEGRVITLSYPDYYVVTCYTPNSQNELKRLDYRMTWEEDFLAYLNQLDAEKPVIVCGDLNVAHENIDIKNWKTNRKNAGFTDEERGKFTEFLENGYIDTFRYFYPELEGAYSWWSYRFNARANNAGWRIDYFIVSERLQEKLVSAAILNEVVGSDHCPVELQINL; encoded by the coding sequence AATCTCATGGAACGTCAATGGTTTACGAGCTGTTGTGAAAAAAGGCTTTATCGATATTTTCAACCAATTGGATGCTGATTTTTTCTGTCTCCAAGAAACTAAATTACAAGCTGACCAAATTGATCTTGAGCTACCCGGCTATCATCAATACTGGAATTATGCTGAAAAAAAAGGCTATTCGGGAACAGCTATTTTTACCAAACATGAACCTGATGACGTTTTTTATGGATTAGGCAAAGAAGAACATGACCAAGAAGGACGAGTCATTACTCTTAGTTATCCTGACTATTATGTTGTAACTTGCTACACACCTAATTCACAAAACGAATTAAAACGCTTAGATTACCGCATGACTTGGGAAGAAGATTTCTTGGCTTATTTAAATCAATTAGATGCTGAAAAACCAGTTATTGTATGTGGTGATTTAAATGTAGCTCATGAGAATATTGATATCAAAAATTGGAAAACCAACCGGAAAAATGCTGGATTTACAGATGAAGAACGTGGCAAATTCACTGAGTTTTTGGAAAATGGTTATATTGACACTTTTCGTTATTTTTATCCAGAACTAGAAGGGGCTTATTCTTGGTGGAGCTATCGTTTCAATGCTCGCGCTAATAATGCTGGATGGCGCATTGATTATTTTATTGTTTCTGAACGTTTACAAGAAAAACTCGTTTCTGCTGCTATCCTAAATGAAGTTGTTGGAAGTGATCATTGTCCCGTTGAGCTACAAATTAATCTATAA
- the rsmA gene encoding 16S rRNA (adenine(1518)-N(6)/adenine(1519)-N(6))-dimethyltransferase RsmA — protein sequence MTQRKDIATPSRTKEILAKHGFSVKKSLGQNFIVDPNILVNIVAAAGLDKDTNVVEVGPGIGALTEHLARASKEVVAFEIDDRLLPVLADTLSPYDNVEIVHTDVLKANLAEILTPRLNLEERLMVVANLPYYITTPIIMHFLESEVRIDGLVIMTQKEVGDRITAAPGTKAYGSLSIAIQYYMEAEIAFIVPKTVFVPQPNVDSAIIKLTRREQPSVIVKNEKIFFQVARAAFVQRRKTLWNNLLVRYGKEEEIKEKLVKALELADIDPKRRGETLSLAEFGRLSDAIVEFFPENN from the coding sequence ATGACCCAGCGTAAAGATATTGCAACACCTAGCAGAACTAAAGAAATCTTAGCAAAACATGGTTTTTCAGTTAAGAAAAGTCTTGGACAAAATTTTATTGTCGATCCTAATATCCTTGTGAATATTGTTGCGGCTGCAGGTTTAGATAAAGATACTAATGTTGTTGAGGTTGGGCCTGGAATAGGTGCATTGACAGAACATTTAGCCAGAGCCAGTAAAGAAGTAGTAGCTTTTGAAATAGATGATCGCTTACTTCCTGTTTTAGCGGATACATTAAGTCCATATGACAATGTTGAAATTGTCCATACTGATGTATTGAAGGCTAATTTGGCAGAGATATTAACCCCGCGCCTTAATTTAGAAGAACGCCTAATGGTAGTTGCTAATTTACCTTATTACATTACAACGCCAATTATTATGCATTTTCTAGAATCAGAAGTCCGAATTGATGGTCTAGTAATTATGACCCAGAAAGAAGTTGGGGATCGGATTACTGCTGCTCCAGGAACAAAAGCCTATGGTTCCTTATCGATTGCGATTCAATATTATATGGAAGCAGAAATTGCTTTTATTGTGCCTAAAACAGTTTTTGTTCCACAACCAAATGTTGATTCTGCGATTATTAAATTAACTAGACGTGAGCAACCTAGTGTCATTGTTAAAAATGAAAAAATATTTTTCCAAGTAGCACGAGCTGCTTTTGTTCAACGTCGTAAAACATTATGGAATAATCTTCTAGTCCGTTACGGAAAAGAAGAAGAGATCAAAGAGAAGTTAGTTAAAGCTTTAGAACTAGCGGATATAGATCCAAAACGTCGAGGTGAAACGCTAAGTTTAGCTGAATTTGGTCGATTATCAGATGCAATTGTTGAATTCTTTCCAGAAAATAATTAG